ATGCTGGGCCGGGGGCGCCGCCGGGGCTCGCGGCCCGGGCCGCACGGACGCCGCTGCCCCGCGCGCCCGCGATGTCGGTGCACTACACCCTCAACCTGCGCGTCTTCTGGCCCCTGGTGACCGGCCTCTGCACGGCCCTGGTGTGCCTGTACCATGCCCTCCGGGGAAGCGGGGGCGCCCGCGCGCAGCCCCCCGACGGCGCGGACGGCGGCTTCCCGCTGCTCAAGGTGGCCGTGCTGCTCCTCCTCGGCTACGTCCTCCTGCGCTGTCGCCACGCCGTCCGGCAGCGCTTCCTGCCAGGGGCTCCTCGCCTGGGGAGCCACTCCACCTTCTCGCCGAGGCACTTCCGAGAGCCGAGCCTGGGCATCTTGCTGGAGAGCTACTACGAGCACGAGGTGCGCCTGTCCCCGCACGTGCTGGGCCACAGCAAGGCGCACGTGAGCCGAATCGTGGGCGAGCTGGTGCGCGCCGGCCGCGCCCGGGGGTCCCCGGGCCCCATCCCCGGCGGGGCGCTGGCCCTGGCCTTCCGCGGAGACTTCATCCAGGTGGGCAGCGCCTACGAGCAGCATAAAATCCGGCGGCCCGACGGTTTCGACGTGCTGGTGCCGCTGCGTCTGCCGCCGCCGGTGGCGCTGGAGCCGCGGAGCCTGGGCGCGGAGGCGGCGCTCGCCCCGGCCTTTCTCGGCTGCTTCGTGTGCGCGCTCAAGGCGCCGCCGGGGGCCCCCGCGAGCCGGTGGCTCCGGGACTGCAGGCCCTTCGCCGACGGCTTCTGCGTGGACGTGCTCGGGCGGCGGCACCTCTCCGCCTCGCTGGTGCTGCGCTGGTTCCAGGCGCACCTGCAGCGCTCCCTGGCCACTGTGCGCTACAGCCTGGAGGGGCGTTGTCGGGTCAGCCTGACCCCCGGCGGCCTGGAGCAGCCTCCCACCCTGCACATCCTGCCTTGCCGCACCGACTACGGCTGCTGCCGCCTCTCCATGGCAGTGCGTCTCATCCCCGCTGTGCACGTGGGCGATGGCGTTTTCCTGGTGGCGCCACCACCGTCACCGTCCCCCTCGCTCGTTCGGGCCCCTGCCGGAGCTCCCGGGAGGCCTGCGCACGGACGCGCTGTGGGGCGTGAACACCGCTCGCCAGGAGCAGAAGCTGCTGAGCTGGCTGCAGGAACGGGCTCCTCCAGGTGCCTGCTACCTCAAGTGCCTGCAGCTGCTTAAAGCCCTGCGAGACCTGGGCGCCCGCGGGCTGGACCCGACGGCCGCCACCCAGTGGGGACGCATCCTGTCCTCGTACGTGCTCAAGACGGCGCTGCTGGCGGTGTTGTTGCGTGAGGGGGCTCCGGGTCAAGGCTGGGACGAGGCACACCTGTGCGAGCGGTTGGGAGAATTAGTACAGTTCCTCCGGGACTGCCTGCTGCGGCGCCACACGCTCTTCCACTGCGTCCTGGGCCCTGGAGGGGCAGCTGCCGAGGTCGGCCCGCTGCCCAAGGTGCTGCGGGAAGCTGCCCCAGTCGACCTCCTGGCAGCGTTCGACAGGCACGCCCGGGAACTTGCGGCGGCGCGATTGCTGTCCACATGGCGAAGGCTGCCCCAGCTTCTCCGGGTCTACGGGGGTCCTCGCTACCTGGACATGTGCCCTCAACCCGGGAGTCAGCGCACGCAGGGGTTCCCTGAAGATCAGCCCTAAACCTGGACAGTGCGCCGCCAGGCCTAATGCTCCTATAGCCTCTCCCACCCCGTAGGGTGGGGAGGGCGATGAAGCCAGTTTAATGCAAGGAAATGAGGTGCCAAGGGTGTTGGAAAATTCGGAGGGTGACATTTGGGGGCTTAAATGTCACCCCGGGCTCTGCAATCCAGTCTAGTTATGGTGTCTTCTTCACACCCAC
This DNA window, taken from Canis lupus familiaris isolate Mischka breed German Shepherd chromosome 6, alternate assembly UU_Cfam_GSD_1.0, whole genome shotgun sequence, encodes the following:
- the ITPRIPL2 gene encoding LOW QUALITY PROTEIN: inositol 1,4,5-trisphosphate receptor-interacting protein-like 2 (The sequence of the model RefSeq protein was modified relative to this genomic sequence to represent the inferred CDS: deleted 1 base in 1 codon); amino-acid sequence: MSVHYTLNLRVFWPLVTGLCTALVCLYHALRGSGGARAQPPDGADGGFPLLKVAVLLLLGYVLLRCRHAVRQRFLPGAPRLGSHSTFSPRHFREPSLGILLESYYEHEVRLSPHVLGHSKAHVSRIVGELVRAGRARGSPGPIPGGALALAFRGDFIQVGSAYEQHKIRRPDGFDVLVPLRLPPPVALEPRSLGAEAALAPAFLGCFVCALKAPPGAPASRWLRDCRPFADGFCVDVLGRRHLSASLVLRWFQAHLQRSLATVRYSLEGRCRVSLTPGGLEQPPTLHILPCRTDYGCCRLSMAVRLIPAVHVGDGVFLVAPPPSPSPSSFGPLPELPGGLRTDALWGVNTARQEQKLLSWLQERAPPGACYLKCLQLLKALRDLGARGLDPTAATQWGRILSSYVLKTALLAVLLREGAPGQGWDEAHLCERLGELVQFLRDCLLRRHTLFHCVLGPGGAAAEVGPLPKVLREAAPVDLLAAFDRHARELAAARLLSTWRRLPQLLRVYGGPRYLDMCPQPGSQRTQGFPEDQP